The sequence AGCGAGGGGGTCTACCGGATTCTCACGGTGCCGAGCCCGGCGGGGGACACCGGCCTGGAGGGTCTCTATGACGTGGATTTCCAGGCGTCCCTGCGGCTCGACAACACTGCCGAGCTGGAGGCGCCCCTCACTCTGGTGCGCTGGGATCTGGCCCTCAGCGTCTGGATCCGTCTGCCCGGGGTGATCACGCTGCTGCCGGATGGCCTGGTGCAGAGCAGTGGCGAGCGGCTGCTGCGCCAGATCGTGCGCCAGGTGTCCCGCAAGCTCACCTGGAAGGTGCAGGACGATTTCCACAACAGCCACGGGCTGGAGCCTCCCCCCAGGCGGCGGGCGCAATTCTGAACGGCCAGCTCAGGCTGGGCGGTTCTCCCAGATCTTGTTGAGAATCTGCATCCCGCTC is a genomic window of Cyanobium sp. NS01 containing:
- a CDS encoding DUF1997 domain-containing protein, with amino-acid sequence MSSTPLSTAPLGSAQRDDIPPLRQSDDSRVRLYQSSFADLMEMRAPSEAVAHYLDRHEGWFSRCAAPMAVEPLGANGYSLTLGRFGNFGFEVEPTIALELLPQSEGVYRILTVPSPAGDTGLEGLYDVDFQASLRLDNTAELEAPLTLVRWDLALSVWIRLPGVITLLPDGLVQSSGERLLRQIVRQVSRKLTWKVQDDFHNSHGLEPPPRRRAQF